In one window of Sphingomonas glaciei DNA:
- the ftsY gene encoding signal recognition particle-docking protein FtsY, with the protein MSWLDKLTGGFRKTADRLGDNIGGLGTGAKAALDTATLDDIEEALIASDIGPEASKRIRNAIAARRFEQLDERGLRTILAEEMEAILTPVAKPLDIWGFPRPHVILVIGVNGSGKTTTIGKLGAWLKEQDYGVMLAAGDTFRAAAIEQLRIWGTRIDAPVISGKEGGDAAGIVFDGVKLATQTGIDCLIVDTAGRLQNKTHLMEELSKVRRVLGRLNPESPHDVILVLDATTGQNALNQIEVFRDLAGVTGLVMTKLDGTARGGVLVAAAERFKLPIHAIGVGEDVNDLRPFDPRAVARAIAGLTP; encoded by the coding sequence ATGAGCTGGCTCGACAAACTTACCGGCGGCTTTCGCAAGACTGCCGACCGTCTCGGTGACAATATCGGCGGGCTCGGCACCGGCGCGAAGGCCGCGCTCGATACCGCCACCCTCGACGATATTGAGGAAGCGCTGATCGCGTCCGACATCGGGCCCGAGGCCTCCAAGCGGATTCGCAATGCGATCGCTGCCCGCCGGTTCGAGCAGCTCGATGAACGCGGGCTGCGCACCATCCTGGCGGAAGAGATGGAAGCGATCCTGACGCCGGTTGCCAAGCCGCTCGACATCTGGGGCTTTCCCCGCCCGCACGTGATCCTGGTGATCGGCGTCAACGGGTCGGGCAAGACGACCACCATCGGCAAGCTCGGCGCCTGGCTGAAGGAGCAGGATTATGGCGTCATGCTGGCGGCGGGCGACACCTTTCGCGCCGCCGCCATCGAACAGCTCCGCATCTGGGGGACACGCATCGACGCGCCGGTGATCAGCGGCAAGGAAGGCGGCGACGCGGCGGGAATCGTGTTTGATGGCGTCAAGCTGGCGACCCAGACCGGCATCGACTGCCTGATCGTCGACACCGCCGGGCGACTCCAGAACAAGACCCACCTGATGGAGGAATTGTCCAAGGTGCGGCGCGTGCTGGGCCGGCTCAACCCGGAAAGCCCGCATGACGTCATCCTCGTCCTCGACGCGACAACCGGGCAGAATGCGCTCAACCAGATCGAGGTGTTCCGCGATCTGGCCGGGGTGACCGGGCTGGTCATGACCAAGCTCGACGGTACCGCCCGCGGCGGTGTGCTGGTCGCGGCGGCCGAGCGCTTCAAGCTACCGATCCACGCCATCGGCGTCGGCGAGGACGTCAACGACCTCCGTCCGTTCGATCCCCGCGCCGTCGCCCGCGCCATCGCCGGGCTGACGCCGTGA
- the dapF gene encoding diaminopimelate epimerase has protein sequence MLRQFHKMHGLGNDFVILDAREQPLEMTEALARHIADRREGIGCDQLILLEHSDRADLRMRIFNADGSEVQSCGNATRCVVRLTGAATIETAGGLLSGASEGDAVEVTLVEPRFEWDAIPLAYPLPTDPLPMGWENLDRPYAVNVGNPHLVFFVDDLEDADLEGIGPGIETDPLFPERINVNVASVGVNSIRLRTFERGAGLTRACGTGACATAIAAIRTRLASSPVNVHMAGGSLTIAWAPGEPVRMRGSATHVFKGFIDLP, from the coding sequence ATGCTTCGGCAATTCCACAAGATGCACGGCCTCGGAAACGACTTCGTCATTCTCGACGCGCGCGAACAGCCGCTGGAGATGACCGAGGCGCTTGCCCGGCACATCGCCGACCGCCGCGAGGGGATCGGCTGCGACCAGTTGATCCTGCTCGAACACAGCGACCGCGCCGACCTCAGGATGCGGATCTTCAACGCCGACGGCAGCGAAGTGCAAAGCTGCGGCAATGCCACCCGCTGCGTGGTCAGGCTGACCGGCGCGGCGACGATCGAGACCGCCGGCGGCCTGCTCAGCGGCGCGAGCGAAGGCGACGCGGTCGAGGTCACCCTGGTCGAGCCCCGCTTCGAGTGGGATGCCATCCCCCTCGCCTACCCGCTGCCGACCGACCCCCTGCCGATGGGATGGGAGAATCTCGATCGGCCCTATGCCGTCAACGTCGGCAACCCGCACCTCGTCTTCTTCGTCGATGATTTGGAGGACGCCGACCTCGAAGGCATCGGTCCCGGCATCGAGACCGACCCGTTGTTTCCCGAGCGGATCAACGTCAATGTCGCAAGCGTGGGCGTGAATAGCATCCGCCTCCGCACCTTCGAACGCGGCGCCGGCCTGACCCGAGCCTGCGGGACCGGGGCCTGCGCCACCGCAATCGCCGCGATCCGGACGCGCCTTGCCTCCTCGCCGGTGAACGTCCACATGGCGGGCGGCAGCCTCACCATTGCCTGGGCCCCCGGCGAGCCGGTGCGCATGCGCGGCTCCGCCACCCACGTCTTCAAGGGCTTTATCGACCTCCCATGA